One stretch of Cyclopterus lumpus isolate fCycLum1 chromosome 10, fCycLum1.pri, whole genome shotgun sequence DNA includes these proteins:
- the LOC117737442 gene encoding sodium bicarbonate transporter-like protein 11 isoform X2, protein MELQDGEQEDCGQDSPAAHREHNYDKQIQTGVSDAECPGFGLLNTTRKYVKPMNFQEEVRAHRDLDSFLAQASILLDERAATLDEVLRRMLTQVEDSDGSCDADEVMNSLFTDAGGKEFTVHLLSETIQGVTATSTGVHYQQSWLCILSNVRNLQRRHVCIARLERPQNWGVNCCEARYVILILAPPRTKSTKTAVELGRTFATMFSDISFRQKLLEAKTQEEFKQELVNQRQRLSVVTEKSVVEEVEDSDPRRGKSLQCKDFFKAGKGVYDDLRRRLPLYPSDFTDGMTGKDRCLLKYTTTAIFLYIAILLPAIAFGSLNDESTRGQIDVQKTIVGQSIGGVIYSLFAGSPLVIPLTTAPLAIFISVIRGICDDYNLDFNAFYACIGLWNSLFLILGGLFNVSLFMKLFKRSTEEVIALFISIAFVGDAVKGTVKIFHHFYHGPTLATNATVVLQQLNELLEQVKNQTMEHSNETVPIFLPESLVVTTRERPVLCLLLMLGTLWLGYSLYLIKRSPYLNGKIREVVSDCALPISVVVCSFIGSYLFLDIQLPMFSVHGGPIFKFPQFDKLSGMNMLSAAGLGFLLALLIFIDQNIVISLTHVPEHKLLKGTAFHWDLMLTGFINILMSCLGLPWMHAAFPHSSLHARQLAKVEQHVENGHLYTTIVSVKETRLTSLVANILIGLSAFMLPIPLQWIPKPVLYGLFLYIAATSLDGNQMVDRMALLLKEQTSYPPTHYIRRVPQRKVHSFTALQMIQLIILCAFGMYPLPYMKMVFPLMMILLVPVRISLLPKIIDAKYLDIMDAQHM, encoded by the exons ATGG AGCTGCAGGACGGGGAACAGGAGGATTGTGGGCAAGATTCACCCGCCGCTCACAGGGAACACAACTATGACAAACAGATCCAGACCGGCGTTTCAG ATGCTGAATGTCCTGGGTTTGGGCTTTTGAACACAACAAGAAAA TATGTGAAGCCAATGAACTTCCAGGAGGAAGTGCGCGCCCACAGAGACCTGGACAGCTTCCTGGCCCAGGCGAGCATCCTTTTGGATGAGCGAGCTGCCACTCTGGATGAGGTCCTGAGGCGAATGCTGACTCAGGTGGAGGACAGCGACGGGAGCTGCGATGCGGACGAGGTCATGAACTCGTTGTTCACGGACGCGGGAGGAAAAGAGTTTACCG TTCACCTCCTGTCAGAGACCATTCAGGGCGTGACCGCGACTTCCACTGGCGTTCATTACCAGCAGTCCTGGCTTTGTATTCT CTCCAATGTGAGGAACCTGCAGAGACGTCATGTCTGCATCGCCCGCCTGGAGAGGCCACAGAACTGGGGGGTCAACTGCTGCGAGGCCCGATACGTCATCCTCATCCTGGCCCCTCCTCGAACG AAAAGCACCAAGACGGCCGTTGAGCTCGGAAGAACATTTGCCACGATGTTCTCGGACATTTCCTTCAGGCAGAAGCTTCTGGAGGCCAAAACCCAGGAGGAGTTTAAGCAGGAGCTGGTCAACCAGCGACAGCGGCTCTCTGTGGTCACTGAGAAGTCGGtcgtggaggaagtggaggactCGGATCCACGCAGAGGGAAATCACTTCAG TGCAAAGATTTCTTTAAGGCCGGTAAAGGTGTTTACGACGACCTCCGTCGAAGACTCCCCCTCTACCCCTCAGACTTCACAGACG GTATGACTGGGAAGGACCGCTGTCTGCTGAAGTACACGACCACGGCTATCTTCCTCTACATTGCTATTCTACTGCCTGCTATCGCCTTCGGCTCGCTGAACGACGAGAGCACGAGAGGACAGATCG ATGTTCAGAAGACCATCGTTGGCCAGAGCATCGGAGGAGTGATCTACTCTTTGTTCGCTGGCTCGCCGCTCGTCATTCCACTGACCACCGCGCCACTGGCCATCTTCATAAGCG tCATCAGGGGAATCTGCGACGACTACAATCTGGACTTCAACGCTTTCTACGCCTGCATcggcttatggaacagtctgtTCCTCATCCTCGGAGGCTTGTTCAACGTCAGCCTGTTTATGAAACTCTTCAAACG CTCAACCGAAGAAGTCATCGCATTGTTCATCTCTATAGCGTTTGTCGGGGATGCGGTGAAAGGCACCGTCAAAA TTTTTCATCACTTCTACCACGGGCCCACTCTGGCCACAAACGCCACAGTGGTGCTTCAGCAGCTTAACGAGCTTCTCGAGCAGGTGAAGAACCAGACGATGGAGCATAGTAATGAGACGGTGCCCATCTTCCTGCCCGAGTCTCTGGTGGTGACAACAAGAGAAAGGCCGGTCCTCTGTCTGCTGCTCATGTTGGGGACTTTGTGGCTGGGTTACTCCCTCTACCTCATCAAGAGGAG CCCGTATCTGAATGGCAAAATCAGGGAGGTGGTGTCTGACTGTGCTTTGCCGATCTCTGTGGTGGTATGCTCCTTCATTGGCTCCTACCTTTTCCTTGACATACAGC TTCCTATGTTCAGTGTCCACGGTGGCCCCATCTTCAAGTTCCCTCAATTTGATAAGCTGTCAGGAATGAACATGCTGAGCGCGGCTGGTCTGGGTTTCCTCCTCGCTTTGCTCATCTTCATTGACCAGAACATCGTCatctcactcacacacgtacCAGAACACAA gttgcTAAAAGGCACGGCGTTCCACTGGGACTTAATGCTGACTGGGTTCATCAACATCCTCATGTCCTGTCTGGGGTTGCCATGGATGCACGCTGCCTTCCCACATTCCTCCCTTCACGCCCGTCAGCTGGCCAAAGTGGAACAGCACGTAGAGAACGGACACCTCTACACGAC TATTGTCAGTGTGAAGGAGACTCGTCTGACCTCGCTCGTAGCCAACATCCTGATCGGCCTGTCGGCGTTCATGCTGCCCATCCCTCTGCAGTGGATCCCAAAGCCCGTCCTCTACGGCCTCTTCCTCTACATCGCAGCCACTTCGCTTGATGGGAACCAGATGGTGGACCGCATGGCCCTGCTGTTGAAggaacag acCTCCTACCCTCCCACTCACTACATTCGCCGTGTGCCTCAGAGGAAGGTCCACTCCTTCACAGCACTGCAGATGATCCAGCTGATCATCCTGTGTGCATTTGGGATGTATCCTCTGCCCTACATGAAGATGGTCTTCCCCCTGATGATGATCCTGCTGGTCCCTGTCAG GATCAGCCTGCTTCCCAAAATCATCGACGCCAAGTACCTGGATATCATGGACGCCCAGCACATGTAG
- the LOC117737442 gene encoding sodium bicarbonate transporter-like protein 11 isoform X1, protein MEAKKVLHFVPSEAPSNRGSKNGYVFQEMELQDGEQEDCGQDSPAAHREHNYDKQIQTGVSDAECPGFGLLNTTRKYVKPMNFQEEVRAHRDLDSFLAQASILLDERAATLDEVLRRMLTQVEDSDGSCDADEVMNSLFTDAGGKEFTVHLLSETIQGVTATSTGVHYQQSWLCILSNVRNLQRRHVCIARLERPQNWGVNCCEARYVILILAPPRTKSTKTAVELGRTFATMFSDISFRQKLLEAKTQEEFKQELVNQRQRLSVVTEKSVVEEVEDSDPRRGKSLQCKDFFKAGKGVYDDLRRRLPLYPSDFTDGMTGKDRCLLKYTTTAIFLYIAILLPAIAFGSLNDESTRGQIDVQKTIVGQSIGGVIYSLFAGSPLVIPLTTAPLAIFISVIRGICDDYNLDFNAFYACIGLWNSLFLILGGLFNVSLFMKLFKRSTEEVIALFISIAFVGDAVKGTVKIFHHFYHGPTLATNATVVLQQLNELLEQVKNQTMEHSNETVPIFLPESLVVTTRERPVLCLLLMLGTLWLGYSLYLIKRSPYLNGKIREVVSDCALPISVVVCSFIGSYLFLDIQLPMFSVHGGPIFKFPQFDKLSGMNMLSAAGLGFLLALLIFIDQNIVISLTHVPEHKLLKGTAFHWDLMLTGFINILMSCLGLPWMHAAFPHSSLHARQLAKVEQHVENGHLYTTIVSVKETRLTSLVANILIGLSAFMLPIPLQWIPKPVLYGLFLYIAATSLDGNQMVDRMALLLKEQTSYPPTHYIRRVPQRKVHSFTALQMIQLIILCAFGMYPLPYMKMVFPLMMILLVPVRISLLPKIIDAKYLDIMDAQHM, encoded by the exons AGGCTCCATCCAACCGGGGATCCAAGAATGGATATGTTTTCCAAGAGATGG AGCTGCAGGACGGGGAACAGGAGGATTGTGGGCAAGATTCACCCGCCGCTCACAGGGAACACAACTATGACAAACAGATCCAGACCGGCGTTTCAG ATGCTGAATGTCCTGGGTTTGGGCTTTTGAACACAACAAGAAAA TATGTGAAGCCAATGAACTTCCAGGAGGAAGTGCGCGCCCACAGAGACCTGGACAGCTTCCTGGCCCAGGCGAGCATCCTTTTGGATGAGCGAGCTGCCACTCTGGATGAGGTCCTGAGGCGAATGCTGACTCAGGTGGAGGACAGCGACGGGAGCTGCGATGCGGACGAGGTCATGAACTCGTTGTTCACGGACGCGGGAGGAAAAGAGTTTACCG TTCACCTCCTGTCAGAGACCATTCAGGGCGTGACCGCGACTTCCACTGGCGTTCATTACCAGCAGTCCTGGCTTTGTATTCT CTCCAATGTGAGGAACCTGCAGAGACGTCATGTCTGCATCGCCCGCCTGGAGAGGCCACAGAACTGGGGGGTCAACTGCTGCGAGGCCCGATACGTCATCCTCATCCTGGCCCCTCCTCGAACG AAAAGCACCAAGACGGCCGTTGAGCTCGGAAGAACATTTGCCACGATGTTCTCGGACATTTCCTTCAGGCAGAAGCTTCTGGAGGCCAAAACCCAGGAGGAGTTTAAGCAGGAGCTGGTCAACCAGCGACAGCGGCTCTCTGTGGTCACTGAGAAGTCGGtcgtggaggaagtggaggactCGGATCCACGCAGAGGGAAATCACTTCAG TGCAAAGATTTCTTTAAGGCCGGTAAAGGTGTTTACGACGACCTCCGTCGAAGACTCCCCCTCTACCCCTCAGACTTCACAGACG GTATGACTGGGAAGGACCGCTGTCTGCTGAAGTACACGACCACGGCTATCTTCCTCTACATTGCTATTCTACTGCCTGCTATCGCCTTCGGCTCGCTGAACGACGAGAGCACGAGAGGACAGATCG ATGTTCAGAAGACCATCGTTGGCCAGAGCATCGGAGGAGTGATCTACTCTTTGTTCGCTGGCTCGCCGCTCGTCATTCCACTGACCACCGCGCCACTGGCCATCTTCATAAGCG tCATCAGGGGAATCTGCGACGACTACAATCTGGACTTCAACGCTTTCTACGCCTGCATcggcttatggaacagtctgtTCCTCATCCTCGGAGGCTTGTTCAACGTCAGCCTGTTTATGAAACTCTTCAAACG CTCAACCGAAGAAGTCATCGCATTGTTCATCTCTATAGCGTTTGTCGGGGATGCGGTGAAAGGCACCGTCAAAA TTTTTCATCACTTCTACCACGGGCCCACTCTGGCCACAAACGCCACAGTGGTGCTTCAGCAGCTTAACGAGCTTCTCGAGCAGGTGAAGAACCAGACGATGGAGCATAGTAATGAGACGGTGCCCATCTTCCTGCCCGAGTCTCTGGTGGTGACAACAAGAGAAAGGCCGGTCCTCTGTCTGCTGCTCATGTTGGGGACTTTGTGGCTGGGTTACTCCCTCTACCTCATCAAGAGGAG CCCGTATCTGAATGGCAAAATCAGGGAGGTGGTGTCTGACTGTGCTTTGCCGATCTCTGTGGTGGTATGCTCCTTCATTGGCTCCTACCTTTTCCTTGACATACAGC TTCCTATGTTCAGTGTCCACGGTGGCCCCATCTTCAAGTTCCCTCAATTTGATAAGCTGTCAGGAATGAACATGCTGAGCGCGGCTGGTCTGGGTTTCCTCCTCGCTTTGCTCATCTTCATTGACCAGAACATCGTCatctcactcacacacgtacCAGAACACAA gttgcTAAAAGGCACGGCGTTCCACTGGGACTTAATGCTGACTGGGTTCATCAACATCCTCATGTCCTGTCTGGGGTTGCCATGGATGCACGCTGCCTTCCCACATTCCTCCCTTCACGCCCGTCAGCTGGCCAAAGTGGAACAGCACGTAGAGAACGGACACCTCTACACGAC TATTGTCAGTGTGAAGGAGACTCGTCTGACCTCGCTCGTAGCCAACATCCTGATCGGCCTGTCGGCGTTCATGCTGCCCATCCCTCTGCAGTGGATCCCAAAGCCCGTCCTCTACGGCCTCTTCCTCTACATCGCAGCCACTTCGCTTGATGGGAACCAGATGGTGGACCGCATGGCCCTGCTGTTGAAggaacag acCTCCTACCCTCCCACTCACTACATTCGCCGTGTGCCTCAGAGGAAGGTCCACTCCTTCACAGCACTGCAGATGATCCAGCTGATCATCCTGTGTGCATTTGGGATGTATCCTCTGCCCTACATGAAGATGGTCTTCCCCCTGATGATGATCCTGCTGGTCCCTGTCAG GATCAGCCTGCTTCCCAAAATCATCGACGCCAAGTACCTGGATATCATGGACGCCCAGCACATGTAG